The following are encoded together in the Trachemys scripta elegans isolate TJP31775 chromosome 7, CAS_Tse_1.0, whole genome shotgun sequence genome:
- the LOC117880671 gene encoding acylphosphatase-2-like isoform X2, whose amino-acid sequence MRSMGTYKYTEDQGKKLGVVGWVKNTPYGTVTGQVQGPKEKIEIMKNWLRNVGSPMSHIDRAVFSNEREISTLEFPNFTTKY is encoded by the exons ATGAGGTCTATGGGGACGTACAAG TACACAGAAGACCAGGGCAAGAAGCTAGGGGTGGTCGGCTGGGTGAAGAACACCCCCTATGGGACTGTGACTGGGCAGGTGCAAGGGCCCAAGGAGAAGATTGAGATCAT GAAGAACTGGCTGCGCAATGTGGGGAGCCCCATGTCCCACATTGACCGGGCTGTCTTCTCCAATGAGAGGGAGATCTCCACTCTGGAATTCCCAAATTTCACCACCAAGTACTAG
- the LOC117880671 gene encoding acylphosphatase-2-like isoform X1, with translation MASSGLWALDYEVYGDVQGVFFRKYTEDQGKKLGVVGWVKNTPYGTVTGQVQGPKEKIEIMKNWLRNVGSPMSHIDRAVFSNEREISTLEFPNFTTKY, from the exons ATGGCTTCCTCAGGACTCTGGGCCCTGGATTATGAGGTCTATGGGGACGTACAAG GTGTCTTCTTTAGaaag TACACAGAAGACCAGGGCAAGAAGCTAGGGGTGGTCGGCTGGGTGAAGAACACCCCCTATGGGACTGTGACTGGGCAGGTGCAAGGGCCCAAGGAGAAGATTGAGATCAT GAAGAACTGGCTGCGCAATGTGGGGAGCCCCATGTCCCACATTGACCGGGCTGTCTTCTCCAATGAGAGGGAGATCTCCACTCTGGAATTCCCAAATTTCACCACCAAGTACTAG